A window from Hoeflea sp. IMCC20628 encodes these proteins:
- a CDS encoding TraR/DksA C4-type zinc finger protein, translating into MEPDLDAARRRLADKKTDLESMSALSAEARAPVTLDQQSVGRLSRMDAMQQQAMASAQERSRKRDLVRIEMAERRLADGDYGWCADCGEAIPDKRLAIDPMAEKCVRCASGCTRSSGSLPHHCRI; encoded by the coding sequence ATGGAACCTGATCTGGATGCCGCGCGGAGGCGGCTTGCTGACAAGAAGACGGATCTGGAAAGCATGTCGGCGCTGAGCGCAGAAGCGCGCGCGCCGGTGACGCTGGACCAGCAATCGGTCGGGCGCCTGTCGCGTATGGACGCCATGCAGCAGCAGGCGATGGCATCAGCGCAGGAACGGTCCCGCAAACGCGATCTGGTCCGCATCGAGATGGCCGAACGGCGGCTGGCGGACGGCGACTATGGCTGGTGCGCCGATTGTGGCGAGGCGATCCCGGACAAACGGCTTGCGATCGATCCGATGGCGGAAAAATGCGTCCGCTGCGCGTCGGGTTGTACGCGTTCATCCGGCTCGCTTCCACATCACTGCCGCATTTGA
- a CDS encoding YbfB/YjiJ family MFS transporter: MAGAVAMAVAMGLGRFFYTPVLPAMMAGLDLGPAEAGWIASANYAGYLLGAILAAYGWAEGIERKVALAGLLATALLLLAMGISSNFIVICVIRFLAGVASAFVMVFASAIVLSHGLVTGKSWVQSSHFGGVGIGISVSAIMFGLIVLGDGGWRMAWIVAAALAFAGLALVSRYLPQGVMRIGPAKREPPLTWTPALLALTIAYGIFGFGYIVTATFLVAIVRDGGGSSLFEAGVWLATGLAAAPSVAYWLPAVRRVGLVNVFAIGCLVEALGVAASVLVPLPAGPVVGGVLLGGTFVMVTAFGLQVGRQLAIESPRRALAMMTAAFGTGQILGPVVAGYLANWSGTYTWASLAAAVGLLISGGIVLIFCRIRTNTV; the protein is encoded by the coding sequence ATGGCAGGCGCGGTTGCCATGGCGGTGGCGATGGGGCTGGGGCGGTTTTTCTACACCCCGGTGCTGCCAGCGATGATGGCCGGCCTTGATTTGGGACCGGCCGAGGCTGGCTGGATCGCGTCCGCCAACTATGCCGGCTACCTGCTTGGCGCCATTCTGGCCGCCTATGGCTGGGCCGAGGGCATCGAGCGCAAGGTGGCCCTTGCGGGACTGCTGGCCACGGCGCTGCTGCTGCTCGCCATGGGAATCTCGAGCAATTTCATCGTTATATGCGTGATTCGCTTCCTGGCAGGTGTCGCCAGCGCCTTTGTCATGGTTTTTGCCTCGGCGATCGTGCTGTCACACGGCCTCGTCACGGGTAAGTCTTGGGTGCAGTCCAGTCATTTTGGTGGGGTCGGCATCGGGATTTCCGTTTCAGCCATCATGTTCGGTCTGATTGTTCTCGGGGATGGCGGCTGGCGCATGGCCTGGATCGTGGCGGCGGCTCTGGCCTTCGCCGGCCTGGCACTTGTCAGCCGTTATCTGCCACAGGGCGTGATGCGGATCGGACCCGCAAAAAGGGAACCGCCGCTGACATGGACGCCAGCGCTGCTGGCCTTGACCATCGCCTATGGCATTTTCGGGTTCGGTTACATTGTCACGGCAACCTTTCTGGTCGCCATTGTCCGTGACGGCGGCGGCTCGTCGCTGTTTGAAGCCGGAGTCTGGCTGGCCACCGGCCTCGCCGCGGCACCCTCGGTCGCCTACTGGCTGCCGGCTGTCAGGCGCGTGGGGCTTGTCAATGTGTTTGCCATCGGTTGCCTGGTTGAAGCGCTTGGCGTCGCGGCAAGCGTTCTGGTGCCACTGCCTGCCGGGCCGGTTGTTGGCGGTGTGCTTTTGGGCGGTACATTTGTCATGGTGACGGCCTTTGGCTTGCAGGTCGGCCGTCAACTCGCCATCGAAAGTCCGCGCCGGGCGTTGGCAATGATGACGGCGGCATTCGGCACCGGCCAGATTCTTGGACCAGTCGTTGCCGGCTATCTTGCCAACTGGTCGGGCACCTATACCTGGGCCAGTCTCGCGGCGGCTGTCGGATTGCTCATTTCCGGTGGAATTGTGCTGATATTCTGCAGAATCCGCACAAATACTGTGTGA
- a CDS encoding 3-hydroxybutyrate dehydrogenase translates to MKTTIVTGSTSGIGLGIAESFALAGYNVVLNGLGKGDEIEATRARLASLGAGDVIFHGANMLKPDEITDLVKTAEAKFGSVDVIVPNAGIQHVEKIEDFPPEKWDAIIAINLSSAFHLVRAAMPIMKKQKFGRVVAIASAHGLIASPYKSAYVAAKHGIIGLMKTVALEGAEFGITANAICPGYVETPLVSGQISDTAKARNMTEEQVINEVILKAQPTKQFVTVEQIAAFAMYLASDQAAQITGAALPMDGGWTAQ, encoded by the coding sequence ATGAAAACCACTATCGTTACCGGATCAACCAGCGGTATCGGCCTCGGAATCGCCGAGAGCTTTGCTCTCGCCGGGTACAATGTCGTTCTCAATGGTCTGGGCAAGGGCGACGAGATCGAAGCGACCCGGGCGCGGCTGGCTTCGCTTGGCGCAGGTGATGTGATCTTTCATGGCGCCAACATGCTCAAGCCCGATGAAATCACCGATCTGGTCAAAACTGCCGAGGCCAAATTTGGCAGCGTGGACGTGATCGTCCCCAATGCAGGCATCCAGCATGTCGAAAAGATCGAGGATTTTCCACCGGAAAAATGGGACGCGATCATCGCGATCAATCTGAGCTCGGCGTTCCATCTGGTCCGCGCTGCCATGCCGATCATGAAGAAACAGAAATTCGGCAGGGTCGTTGCCATCGCGTCCGCCCATGGATTGATCGCGTCGCCCTATAAAAGCGCCTATGTCGCTGCCAAGCACGGCATAATCGGGCTGATGAAGACCGTTGCACTGGAAGGCGCCGAGTTCGGCATCACCGCCAACGCCATCTGTCCCGGCTATGTCGAAACCCCGCTTGTCTCCGGACAGATCTCCGACACCGCCAAGGCGCGCAACATGACCGAAGAACAGGTCATCAACGAGGTGATCCTCAAGGCACAGCCGACCAAGCAATTTGTCACCGTCGAACAGATCGCAGCGTTTGCGATGTATCTGGCGTCAGACCAGGCTGCGCAGATCACCGGTGCGGCATTGCCGATGGATGGCGGCTGGACGGCGCAATGA
- the sbmA gene encoding peptide antibiotic transporter SbmA: MFESFFPRPKLFFSSMLLWAGLGIVIWYTVGDSIGAALGFALPEPEAEPIVGLYYFYTPSFLWFYAFYTIWSLIFTVFWFNFSPHKWQLWSILGSIFILFSTYFGVQVSVAINNWRRPFFDQFQQALTGDGSVSAGDLYGLLLIFAQIAFVSLGVYVITRFFVSHYVFRWRTAMNDFYMERWTRVRHIEGASQRVQEDTMRFASIMEGLGVAFVDAVMTLVAFLPVLWGLSQYVTELPLVGEIPHALFTALLFWAAFGTGLLAIVGVKLPGLEFRNQRVEAAYRKELVYGEDNADRAQPATVVELFNNVRKNYFRLYFHYMYFNVARSLYFQADNIYVSVLLVPTIIAGKITLGIWQQILTAFGQVSSSFQFLVSSWTTIVELISIYKRLHAFEAVFKGQDLSDIEKNYLSSQGSGFVQPIPNPAPGAGGPDAVQTIDDPK, encoded by the coding sequence GTGTTTGAATCCTTTTTTCCCAGACCAAAACTGTTTTTCTCGTCAATGCTGCTTTGGGCAGGTCTGGGCATTGTCATCTGGTACACGGTGGGCGATTCCATCGGCGCAGCACTTGGCTTTGCCTTGCCCGAGCCCGAGGCTGAACCGATTGTCGGGCTGTATTATTTCTACACCCCGTCATTTCTCTGGTTCTATGCCTTTTACACCATCTGGTCGCTGATCTTCACGGTCTTCTGGTTCAATTTTTCACCTCACAAATGGCAGCTCTGGTCGATCCTCGGCTCGATCTTCATTCTCTTCAGCACCTATTTTGGCGTGCAGGTCTCTGTCGCAATCAACAATTGGCGGCGTCCGTTTTTCGACCAGTTCCAGCAGGCTTTGACCGGTGACGGTTCGGTGAGTGCTGGCGATCTCTATGGCCTGCTTCTGATCTTCGCTCAAATCGCCTTTGTCTCGCTTGGCGTCTATGTCATTACCCGCTTTTTCGTCAGCCATTATGTCTTCCGCTGGCGCACGGCGATGAATGATTTCTACATGGAACGCTGGACCCGTGTTCGCCACATCGAGGGTGCGTCCCAGCGTGTGCAGGAAGACACAATGCGCTTCGCCTCGATCATGGAAGGCCTCGGCGTGGCCTTTGTCGATGCGGTCATGACACTGGTGGCGTTTCTGCCGGTCCTGTGGGGATTGTCGCAATATGTGACGGAGCTGCCACTGGTTGGCGAAATTCCACACGCCCTGTTCACTGCGCTGCTGTTCTGGGCGGCCTTCGGTACCGGATTGCTGGCCATTGTCGGGGTCAAGCTGCCGGGACTCGAGTTCAGAAACCAGCGCGTCGAGGCGGCCTATCGCAAGGAACTGGTCTATGGCGAAGACAATGCGGATCGCGCCCAGCCGGCCACCGTGGTCGAGCTGTTCAACAATGTCCGGAAGAATTATTTCCGGCTCTATTTCCACTACATGTACTTCAATGTTGCGCGCAGCCTCTATTTTCAGGCCGACAATATCTACGTGAGTGTCCTTTTGGTGCCCACCATTATTGCGGGCAAGATCACGCTTGGCATCTGGCAGCAGATCCTCACCGCTTTCGGTCAGGTGTCGAGCTCGTTCCAGTTTCTGGTTAGCTCCTGGACCACGATTGTCGAGCTGATCTCGATCTACAAACGTCTGCACGCCTTTGAGGCCGTGTTCAAAGGTCAGGACCTGTCGGATATCGAGAAGAATTATCTCTCGAGCCAGGGCAGTGGTTTCGTGCAACCGATTCCGAACCCTGCGCCTGGTGCTGGCGGGCCGGACGCGGTGCAGACAATTGATGATCCGAAATAA
- a CDS encoding tetratricopeptide repeat protein: MADDNSTFIREVNEDLRSDYMKALWNRFRFVILAIAIGIVAVTAGLRGWDYWQKTTAARSGDVFLAALEKARDGNTDAALIEFQDLEKTGYGSYPVLARMRAATVLADKGDTAAAIEAFSSVGKDVSQPVAIRDAARLRAAYLLIDTGSYADVSAEVEVLAVPGNPARHSAREALGIAAFKAGELKQASQWFGDIAVDSETPNGIKTRAGLMLDMIAAQGGAS; this comes from the coding sequence ATGGCAGACGACAATTCAACATTCATCCGCGAGGTCAATGAAGATCTGCGTTCGGATTACATGAAGGCGCTGTGGAACCGGTTCCGCTTTGTCATTCTTGCCATCGCGATTGGCATTGTTGCCGTCACCGCGGGCTTGCGTGGCTGGGACTACTGGCAGAAAACAACTGCCGCCAGGTCCGGTGACGTGTTTCTTGCAGCCCTGGAAAAGGCCCGTGACGGAAACACCGATGCGGCCCTGATCGAATTCCAGGATCTCGAGAAAACTGGCTATGGTTCCTATCCGGTGCTGGCGCGTATGCGCGCAGCCACGGTGTTGGCAGACAAGGGCGATACCGCTGCGGCGATCGAAGCTTTTTCTTCTGTCGGCAAGGATGTATCGCAACCTGTCGCCATCAGGGACGCGGCGCGCCTGCGTGCAGCCTATCTGCTGATTGACACTGGCAGCTATGCCGATGTGTCGGCAGAGGTCGAAGTTCTGGCTGTTCCGGGAAATCCGGCCCGTCACTCCGCCCGTGAGGCTCTGGGGATTGCCGCCTTCAAGGCTGGCGAACTCAAACAGGCGTCACAGTGGTTTGGCGATATCGCTGTGGACAGCGAAACGCCCAACGGCATCAAGACCCGTGCCGGCCTCATGCTCGACATGATCGCCGCGCAGGGTGGCGCATCCTGA
- a CDS encoding NnrU family protein: MIWLIVGLVLFLGVHSVRIVAPEFRAAQIDARGLNTWKGIYALVSIAGFVIIVWGYGIARLDPVAFWVAPSWTSHVVALLMLPAMIFLVASQVPAGRIKAAVKHPMLLAVKIWALAHLLVNGDLASLLLFGSFLAWAVVDRISEKKRLLAGITRNPVAGPVKWDVIAVLGGVILYLAFLLWLHQWLIGVPPIVGL; this comes from the coding sequence ATGATCTGGCTTATTGTCGGACTGGTTCTGTTTCTGGGGGTGCATTCCGTTCGTATCGTTGCGCCGGAATTCCGTGCTGCGCAGATCGACGCCCGCGGCCTGAACACCTGGAAGGGGATCTATGCGCTCGTCTCCATCGCAGGTTTTGTGATTATCGTCTGGGGCTATGGCATAGCGCGGCTTGATCCGGTGGCGTTCTGGGTGGCACCGTCCTGGACGAGCCATGTCGTGGCACTGCTGATGCTGCCGGCCATGATCTTTCTGGTCGCATCGCAGGTTCCCGCCGGTCGCATCAAGGCAGCGGTCAAGCATCCGATGCTGCTTGCCGTCAAGATCTGGGCGCTGGCCCACCTTCTGGTCAATGGCGACCTGGCATCGCTTCTGCTGTTTGGCAGCTTTCTGGCATGGGCGGTCGTCGACCGGATCTCGGAAAAGAAGCGGTTGCTCGCCGGCATCACTCGCAATCCGGTGGCAGGACCGGTGAAATGGGATGTCATCGCCGTGCTCGGTGGTGTGATCCTGTATCTGGCGTTCCTGCTGTGGCTGCATCAATGGCTCATCGGCGTGCCGCCGATTGTCGGTCTGTGA
- a CDS encoding polysaccharide deacetylase yields the protein MTSPAPITTSPPPRLLATALLISGLCTTALPATAADTDREQLVLISFDGAHDNALWDRSLKLADQSGARFTYFLSCTFLMSKADRNGYKAPGHSAGRSNVGFAQDSAEVLTRLGHIWAAHQAGDEIGSHGCGHFDGKDWSKSDWQAEFDQFDTALANGWSHNGAEAPAGWAAFAKSGIQGFRAPYLSVGDGLYAALTDRSFAYDASGVSRGPVAPDFTKVTARFALPLIPEGPKQRRIIAMDYNLFVRHSGGDETPSKSAQFEERALAAFRTAFETEYTGERRPLQLGFHFVEMNGGAYWDALERFAMETCRKPGVACVTYQEAIRRLNGRNGSAS from the coding sequence ATGACATCCCCTGCCCCGATCACCACTTCGCCGCCGCCAAGGCTTCTCGCAACGGCTCTCCTGATTTCCGGGTTGTGCACGACAGCTTTACCGGCCACCGCAGCAGACACCGATCGCGAGCAACTGGTGCTGATTTCCTTCGATGGCGCCCATGACAACGCGCTGTGGGACCGAAGCCTCAAACTGGCAGATCAAAGCGGCGCGCGGTTTACCTATTTTCTCTCCTGCACCTTTCTGATGAGCAAGGCTGATCGCAACGGCTACAAGGCGCCGGGACACTCGGCGGGCCGCTCGAATGTCGGGTTTGCGCAAGACAGCGCCGAAGTGCTGACCCGACTCGGTCACATCTGGGCGGCGCATCAGGCCGGCGACGAGATCGGCAGCCATGGCTGTGGTCATTTTGATGGCAAGGACTGGAGCAAATCCGACTGGCAGGCCGAATTCGACCAGTTTGATACAGCCCTGGCCAATGGCTGGAGCCACAATGGCGCGGAAGCACCGGCGGGATGGGCCGCCTTTGCCAAATCAGGAATCCAGGGGTTTCGCGCACCCTATCTGTCAGTCGGAGACGGGCTCTATGCGGCGCTGACGGATCGGAGCTTTGCCTATGATGCCAGCGGCGTGTCGCGCGGCCCGGTAGCCCCCGACTTCACCAAAGTCACCGCCCGCTTCGCGTTGCCGTTGATTCCGGAAGGACCAAAGCAAAGGCGGATCATCGCCATGGATTACAATCTGTTCGTCCGACATTCGGGCGGGGATGAAACGCCGTCGAAATCGGCGCAATTCGAGGAGCGCGCGCTTGCGGCGTTCCGTACCGCGTTCGAGACCGAATACACGGGCGAGCGGCGGCCGCTGCAACTGGGCTTTCATTTCGTCGAGATGAATGGCGGCGCCTATTGGGACGCGCTGGAACGTTTCGCCATGGAGACCTGCAGAAAGCCGGGCGTCGCCTGCGTGACCTACCAGGAAGCCATACGGCGTCTCAATGGCCGGAATGGCTCGGCGAGCTAG
- a CDS encoding patatin-like phospholipase family protein codes for MSTATKAKAPTKAKAGKAAVRRINLALQGGGAHGAFTWGVIDRMLDEPDIEFEGLSGTSAGAVNAAVLAHGLMEGGRIGGQAALEDFWRRSSRGGSVWSPVRVVPKGAIPGMEMVTAATFAAFDTMTRTFSPYEFNPFGINPLHDLLSESVDFEALRERCETKLFLSATNVRSGRVRVFETSEVSADVVMASACLPFLFKAVEIDGEHYWDGGYVGNPALFPFFYNCESRDVMIVHINPMERDEVPKTAPDILNRINEISFNSSLLDELRAINFVTHLIEREWLKDEFKDRLRHILVHSVHADEALRDLPVSSKFDVSWSFLTDLRDRGRLEADRWLEANRDSIGKTSTVDLENQYLGLPGPRQADGSQTRHLSTMFEKSGD; via the coding sequence ATGAGCACCGCAACCAAAGCAAAGGCGCCAACCAAGGCCAAAGCCGGCAAGGCCGCAGTCCGCAGGATTAATCTGGCGCTGCAAGGCGGAGGCGCGCACGGCGCCTTCACCTGGGGCGTGATCGACCGGATGCTGGACGAACCCGACATCGAGTTCGAAGGCCTCTCCGGCACCAGCGCCGGCGCGGTCAACGCCGCGGTACTGGCGCATGGCCTGATGGAAGGCGGACGCATCGGGGGACAAGCGGCTCTGGAGGATTTCTGGCGCCGGTCGAGCCGCGGCGGGTCGGTCTGGTCGCCTGTTCGCGTCGTGCCGAAAGGAGCGATCCCCGGCATGGAAATGGTAACGGCTGCAACCTTCGCTGCGTTCGACACCATGACACGCACCTTCTCTCCCTATGAATTCAACCCGTTCGGCATCAACCCGCTGCACGACCTTCTATCGGAAAGCGTTGACTTTGAAGCGTTGCGCGAACGCTGCGAGACAAAATTGTTCCTCAGCGCCACCAATGTGCGCAGCGGTAGAGTGCGAGTTTTCGAAACCAGCGAAGTCAGCGCTGACGTGGTGATGGCGTCAGCTTGCCTGCCGTTCCTGTTCAAGGCGGTCGAGATCGACGGCGAGCATTACTGGGATGGCGGCTATGTCGGAAATCCGGCGCTGTTTCCGTTCTTTTACAATTGCGAAAGCCGGGACGTGATGATCGTGCACATCAATCCGATGGAGCGTGACGAGGTGCCGAAGACGGCGCCCGACATCTTGAACCGGATCAACGAAATCTCGTTCAACTCTTCGCTTCTGGATGAATTGCGGGCCATCAATTTTGTCACCCACCTGATCGAGCGGGAATGGCTCAAGGATGAATTCAAGGACCGGTTGCGGCATATATTGGTGCATTCGGTGCATGCTGACGAGGCGTTGCGGGATCTACCGGTGTCTTCGAAATTCGATGTGAGTTGGTCATTTCTCACCGATCTGCGTGACCGGGGCCGGCTTGAGGCGGATCGCTGGCTGGAGGCAAACCGCGATTCGATCGGCAAGACATCGACAGTCGATTTGGAAAACCAATATCTCGGATTGCCAGGGCCACGCCAGGCAGATGGCAGCCAGACAAGGCACTTATCGACGATGTTTGAAAAGAGCGGCGATTAA
- a CDS encoding BCCT family transporter, translated as MSETETTILEPSSDFEVGQDNVQVMGLDVHNPVFFVSAVIIVAFVILTLMFGEASSAFFSWLRPTLTDMFDWPLLMAGNIFVLFSLALIVTPLGNIRLGGVDAAPDYNYMGWFAMLFAAGMGIGLMFFGVSEPLSHYASSFGGTVMENGVRTDWAPLAGAVGDVEAARTNAMAATIFHWGLHPWAIYAVVGLALSFFTYNRGLPLTLRSAFYPLLGERVWGWPGHVIDTLAVFATLFGLATSLGFGAEQAIAGLNFLFGIEITGSSKIVLILMITAVALCSVVAGLDAGVKRLSEINMVLAFVLMAFVLIAGPTMIIVTGLLDNTVAYVKEIIPLSNPFGREDVNFMHGWTAFYWAWWISWSPFVGMFIARVSRGRTVREFITCVILVPTVVSIIWMSIFGGAAIDQVINQGNEAVKNSDQAVMLFEMLKTYPMTQIASFVGIVLVIVFFVTSSDSGSLVIDTITAGGKVDAPVAQRVFWASFEGIVAIVLLIGGGLGALQAAAVATGVPFAALLLLMIWSTYKGLMEEHRMLKKG; from the coding sequence GTGTCTGAGACAGAGACCACAATCCTGGAACCGAGCTCTGATTTTGAAGTCGGCCAGGACAATGTTCAAGTCATGGGGCTGGACGTCCACAATCCGGTATTTTTCGTATCGGCGGTGATCATCGTCGCATTTGTCATTCTGACCTTGATGTTCGGCGAGGCGTCCTCGGCGTTCTTCAGCTGGCTTCGCCCGACCTTGACCGACATGTTCGACTGGCCGTTGCTGATGGCCGGTAACATCTTCGTCCTGTTTAGCCTGGCGCTGATCGTCACTCCGCTGGGCAATATTCGCCTGGGCGGTGTCGATGCCGCCCCGGATTACAACTACATGGGCTGGTTTGCCATGCTGTTTGCAGCAGGCATGGGCATCGGCCTGATGTTCTTCGGTGTCTCCGAGCCGCTTTCGCATTATGCCAGCTCATTTGGTGGCACTGTGATGGAGAATGGCGTCCGCACCGACTGGGCACCGCTTGCCGGTGCTGTTGGCGACGTCGAAGCAGCACGAACCAATGCCATGGCGGCGACCATCTTCCATTGGGGTCTCCACCCCTGGGCGATTTATGCAGTGGTCGGTCTGGCCCTGTCTTTCTTCACTTACAATCGTGGTCTGCCGCTGACCTTGCGTTCGGCCTTTTACCCGTTGCTCGGGGAACGGGTCTGGGGCTGGCCCGGTCACGTGATCGATACGCTGGCCGTGTTTGCCACGCTCTTCGGTCTGGCCACATCGCTCGGCTTCGGCGCCGAGCAGGCCATTGCCGGCCTCAATTTCCTGTTCGGGATTGAAATCACCGGCTCATCGAAGATTGTGCTGATCCTGATGATCACGGCGGTAGCACTCTGCTCCGTGGTTGCCGGACTGGACGCCGGCGTCAAACGCCTGTCCGAGATCAACATGGTCCTGGCCTTCGTGCTGATGGCCTTCGTGCTGATTGCCGGTCCGACCATGATCATTGTCACCGGTCTGCTCGACAACACCGTCGCCTACGTCAAGGAAATCATCCCGCTGTCCAATCCGTTTGGCCGCGAAGATGTCAACTTCATGCATGGCTGGACCGCCTTTTACTGGGCATGGTGGATTTCCTGGTCTCCTTTCGTGGGCATGTTCATCGCCCGCGTGTCGCGCGGCCGCACAGTGCGGGAATTCATCACCTGCGTGATTCTGGTGCCGACGGTTGTCTCCATCATCTGGATGTCGATCTTTGGCGGCGCTGCCATCGATCAGGTCATCAATCAGGGCAATGAGGCGGTAAAGAACTCCGACCAGGCCGTGATGCTGTTCGAGATGCTCAAGACCTATCCGATGACGCAGATCGCTTCCTTTGTCGGCATCGTTCTCGTGATCGTGTTCTTCGTCACCTCGTCGGATTCGGGCTCACTGGTCATCGACACCATCACCGCCGGCGGCAAGGTCGACGCACCGGTGGCACAACGGGTGTTCTGGGCTTCGTTCGAAGGCATCGTCGCCATCGTTCTGCTGATCGGCGGTGGCCTCGGCGCGCTGCAGGCGGCAGCCGTGGCGACCGGTGTTCCGTTCGCCGCACTGCTGTTGCTGATGATATGGTCCACCTACAAGGGCCTGATGGAAGAACACCGAATGCTCAAGAAGGGCTAA